The Xyrauchen texanus isolate HMW12.3.18 chromosome 33, RBS_HiC_50CHRs, whole genome shotgun sequence region TACTGGATCACATTTGTCCATTTGCTGATAACCATCCTGGCAGTTTCCATCTATGGCATTGCACCTGTGGGCTTCTCACAACATGAGACAGTAGATTCTGTAAGTAAAACTGAGTGTATTCAGTCGTTACactgttcttttgtgtttaatgtgtgtgtgtgtgtgtgtgtgtgtgtgtgtgtgtgtgtgtgtgtgtgtgtgtgtgtgtgtgtgtgtgtgtgtgtgtgtgtgtgtgtgtgtgtgtgtttgtgtgtgtgtatttgtgtataacAGATTATGCCCTCTGTGGCAGGTCTTACGAAATAAAGGAGTTTATGAAAACGTCAAATTTGTGCAGCAAGAAAACTTCTGGGTTGGACCAAGCTCGGTAAATATATTTCCAACATTTATTCCTTGTAATGTCAGTGCATATGGCTAAACATGGCTAAATGTGTGACAAATAACCTTCACTTTTTTTTACCCATTATCATGATTCTGGTTTCAgtttatttgaatgaatgaagCAACATGTATATTTTAGGTGTCAAGTATGTTGctatttttaatcaccttttttgtAGTTCacataaatagtttttaaagtacaaatattccctTTAAGATCATGAAAATTGCCCATTTTATGCTGGTAAGAGCCCTCCCAGAATTGCTCATTGGCTAAATGTCTGCTACAACATAATATCATTTTTTCCCAATTTATTTGTTGTTCccaatagaaaataataataattgtcagAACACACTGCTATGGTACTTATtaatggagaaagatgctttttgccTGCATAATAGTTTAGTtatggcatctaccagcagggggcTAACTGgcccatgctaaccagccaaaacCTGACCATCTGACCAGCATCTCAACTGTGTTCTTGCCTAATGTGCAGTTCTTATGCCTGTCCCGCAGGAGGCGCTGATTCACCTTGGGGCTAAGTTCTCCCCCTGTATGCGTCAGGATCAGGAGGTGCATGAGCTCATTCAGGAGAAGAGGGAGAGTGAGCGTCACTCAGCATGCTGCGTCCGTAACGACCAATCAGGCTGCTTGCAGACCTTGCAGGAGGAGTGCTCGGTTGGTCCCTGCATTTTACCTCACTGTCTCCATGACATATCTATAGTAATATGTGTGCTTAAATTACTTTCATACAAATGACTTGTGTCTGTAATTTGCATGTTCTCAGAGTACACTGGCATTATGGGTAAAGTGGCCTCAGCACGTTAGTGCTCCCTATCTAGATGGAAAAGTGCGCCAGTATGGTTCTGTATGCCACCAAGACCCCAGGTACAACTCTAATCCACTTTACTGGTTTACCCATCTGCATGGCTTGTGGAATGAATTATCTTATTTCACACATTTATGATTTTAGGATTTGTCTGGAGCCTGCATCTGTTACACCTCACGAGTGGCCTGATGACATCACCAAGTGGCCAGTGAGTTTGATGCAGTGATAGTTTCTGATCATATGATACCACCACAACATTTATTGCAACTTTTCCACTAATAGGGTACAAATTGCTGTCCCGTTATGTTTTCTTAGGCATTAGTTGAACAAATCTCACACTTAAAAGGGGGATTCTGTCCCACCTCAGTTTTGATATTCTCCAATATTCAAGAAATATACTTTTATAGCAATGTCATAATTCAACCCTGTTGCCCAAGGTATTGTAGGAAAATAATGATCAAACAaatatctatccatccgtccatccatccatccatccatccatattggcagccaaatgtttggaataatgtacagattttgctcttatggaaagaaattggtacttttattcaccaaagtggacttcaactgatcacaatgtatagtcaggacattaataacttcaactacttcaaagatttctcatcaaaaatcctccatgtgcagcaatgacagctttgcagacctttggcattctagctgtcagtttgtccagatactctggtgacatttcaccccacacttcctgcagcacttgccatagatgtgactgtcttgtcgggcacttctcacacaccttacagtctaactgatcccacaaaacctcaatggggttaagatccataacactcttttccaattatctgttgtctaatgtctgtgtttctttgcccactctaaccttttctttttgtttttctgtttcaaaagtggcttttttatttgcaattcttcccataaggcacccctgagtcttctctttactgttgtacatgaaactggtgttgagcgggtagaattcaatgaagctgtcagctgaggacatgtgaggcatctatttctcaaactagagactctgatgtacttatcctcttgttcagttgtacatctggtcttccacatctctttctgtcctttgtctttgaagactgtagtttacacctttgtataaaatcttccaatcattgtatagccttcgttcctcaaaacaatgattggctgACAAGTTTCTGGAGAAAGtagtttcttttttgacatttttgacttattattgaccttaaaacatggcagtctattgaatactgtggcaactcaaaaacaaacacaaagacaatgttgatCTTCatataacaaaccaaatagctttaaactgtgtttgatataatggcaagtgattttctagtaccaaattagcaatttaacatgattactcaaggataaggtgttggagtgatggctgctggaaatggggcctgtcgagatttgatcaaaaatgacttttttcaaatagtgatgtgctgccactttggtgaattaaaataccaatttccttccaaacttttggctgcctgcctgcctgtctgtctgcctgtctatgtgtctgtctgtctctttatctgtctttctgtctgtctgtgtgtctgtctatctgtctacctacagtgtctgtctgtctgtctatctgtctgtctgtctatctatctgtctctttctATTTATCTGTCTTTCGGTCTATCTGTCTACCTacagtgtatgtctgtctgtctgtctacctacagtgtttgtctgtctgtctgtctgtctgtctgtctgtctgtatttctgtctacCTACTGTGTATCTATCTAACTGTCATTTGTATATTCAAGAAATATACTTTTACAGCAATGTCATAATTCAACCCTGTTGCCAAAGGTATTGTAGGAAAATAATGATCAAACAAATATAAtattctgtctgtttgtctggatgtaaattaattgaaaataaaacaacattacaACTCCTGAGGTTGATGATCAAAATTTTCGGGAAGGTTAAGCACTTTATTTCACTCACCATTTGTTGAAAATGGTGAAAAGAAACATTTACTTAGATTAACTTCAAGGGTTTCAGGCCCTTTTTTGTACCCTATTAATAGAAATTGccatgatacagtattattttaccacaacattaaataatatttaattggtGAGATCTGTTATAATCTGTTTTCCCCTCTCAGATATGCACCAGGTACAGCACAGTGAACCACACTAACTTGCCAAACATTGATTGTGTCATTACCGGCAGACCCTGCTGCATCGGAACCAAAGGAAGGTGAGGAGAACACACAGGCAAACATTACATCATGAGGTACTAATCAACCTGACAACCTGACACTTGTGACCCACTTGCTGAATGCCTGATAAACTATGACATCACCgcatgcttgtgtttttacaggtGTGAGATTACATCCAGAGAGTACTGTACCTTCATGAAGGGGTTCTTCCATGAGGAGGCCACACTCTGCTCTCAGGTCTGTGAGCATTTTTTCCTGTTGacctatactgtatatacacaatcTGTTGATTTCTTATGTAGAGCAGTTGTTCTTAACTAGTTTTGCTAGACACAACATTTTACATTCGACATCATGTGGTGACCTAATACCAAAACTGTTAGTTGTACGACATTGAATTTCAGTGCTTTTATGCTCACGGTAGCCAATAATTCATAGCAAAAAATACATTGTGGTCTGCACAAACCGTTTATCCACACTGCAAGTAAACCAGTATTAAATGTATTGTGGGTTGTGTTTTGTATATAACTTGCATATACTGTATCGTTTCAAGGATGAGGGTATGTCCATTAATTTGAATGGATTCAACcaagtgacaaattaatttgtacCAAAATATCATAGATTTTGTGTAGACAAACTGCCTTTTAAATCAAGAACCAAAATATAGAGAGcattttcttcttcattttaaaagttgataagactatttaggggttcaagcacaatatattttgtttttgctcGGATTGTATTTGTACTGACTTTCTACTTTTTAGGGGCTAAGCAGCGAAGCTGCTGGAACCCTATTGCAATTGTACTGATTGtacaaactcctcctagaccgtTAGTCCGATTGCCATACTATTTGGTATACCTCATCTGCAGACCCTTCTGACAAATAGTTATCAAAAGAATTCTGACACGTCAAATCGTTCCAaagaaattaacaataaaattcCTTCGGTTTAATGCGATTTTAGTAATTTATCAATACTTACTCATTGCAAACTCCAAATGTAACCAAACTCGGTGCACATAGTCAACAGGACGTTTAGAAGAAGTCAGCAATCTTGTGAGTGCAATTTTCAAAATTGACAAAATTTGTACATCTGgacaagagaaaaccctgatgtaACATAATGAATTTCATTAATTTTGGGGCGCTCTAACACAAGACAATCCTATTTTTGCAACTGTGCTCAAAGCAGGTGAAATACCACACCAAGAGCTGTCCACAGCATCCACAGGATCTGTTCTGTCAAATTGGTTTGTTTTGGTCATCTCGCCATATGTGCTTGGCCCCCGACAATAGTCgcttgtggctatatttattattattattattattatgccgcAAATGTCATCgtgcagaccaaaccgtaagTCCTAGAGACCTGAAACTTTCAGGGATGGTAGTACTCCTGCAGACATGGTGACGCAAACATTTTCCCCGATCGGCCACACGGTGGTGCTACAGTGATCAAAACAAACTAATTAGCAAAAATGCCCATACCTTTTGAATCGTATGAAAATTTGCATATCTAAAAAGATATAGCcaccatcagccaatcagatgctTTTAGACAAGGTTAGTAATGGCCGGGTGAAATGAAACTTCATGTGCTTATTCGACTCCTGTGTCACAGGCATCTgtataaaatttgaaaaaatctGCCTCTAGGAGGCGCTATCACATTTTTCAAACACAGAAATGGCTGTATATCTTGTGGGCAGAGCCTAAAATACTTATAAGGCTATAATTTCTGAAAGCAATGAGTAATCTTGACAAAACTTGAGACAATTTTGTAAGAAATCAAAGTGAGgacacataataaatacatttgcctGGGATTGGCCActtggtggcactataataataaaaaaatctacaaatGATTCTTACTAAGGAACTGCTAGTCTGAAtgacttgaaattttgcatgctgTGTGTTTGTCCaaggtttatgaggacatctgcATATCTTGAAAAAACACAGCTGCCTTTGACCAGTCATATTTTAACAGCTTTTAGACAAAGAACGTGGTGTTTTAAAACAAAACGTGGTGGGCCTATTTGTCTGTTGGTCCAAGAGGTCTgcgcaaaatgtgaaaaaataaataagtaaaaatcgGCCACCCGGTGGCGCTATTGCGTTTTACTTGCAAGTAAATTGTTGAATACTGTATGGTTTATCACAAAGACACTTTGTTCATATCATATGCTACACCTCCTctttctgaacaactttgcctcaagaaccaTTGGTGTCAATAAAAtcgttcattaaatattttagtttttttgaaaaacctacttttgcaaACTATTCCTAGGTTTTTCACCCGacagcaacaaaacaaaaataatgcaattttatCACTGTTTCAGGTGATATCtgataacaaaaacaaatgttattgatttattgattaataatttaagtgctttaaaggcttgaaccctgttaattgctgcttgcagctatatttatgatagtattttataaatatactattCTTCATTGCTACTTTGTGTTAGTTCAAAGTGCATTTACAgatgttttaatgttaaaaatgtattaatatacagtattttttcgAAATTTACATTAACAAATCATTTGAATGTGTACAACTGCATTGTAAAGtgtttacaaaatgtttattaatgttcCCTTTTCCCTGTAAATCTAAACTGAATGAAGTGCAATGTGAATTGAGAATACAGACATTTTGTTTTCAATTGGAATTTGGACACAATTATGGATAAAGCTCATTATCATAATAAGATCTTACTGCTCTCAGGTGCATTGCATGGATGATGTGTGTGGCCTCCTGCCTTTTCTAAACCCAGAAATCCCAGACCAGTTCTATCGGCTGTGGCTCTCTCTCTTCCTGCACGCTGGGTGAGTTGGAGGTGTGATCCATTTCGCAATAAACGAAATGCAGTGTCACATTACTGATCCTGACTGCACATTTTTTGAGAAATTTAAAGCCGTGCTTGATTGATTTCAGCCttcttgtttctctctctctctctctctctctctctctctctctctctctctcgctctctctctctctctctctctctctctctctctgcaggatCCTGCATAGCCTGGTGTCTGTGTGCTTTCAGATGACCATTCTGAGGGATTTGGAGAAGCTAGCAGGCTGGCTGAGAATCTCCATCATCTATATCCTCAGTGGGATTACAGGCAACCTCGCCAGTGCCATCTTCTTACCATACAGAGCAGAGGTACAGAACTACAGCCCCACACACAGATTCTCATCGAAccttatagttcacccaaagataatacaattgtcattccaaacacaaaaggagaattttgaagAATATGCACACAGGTCTTTTCTATGCAATGGCAGTTCATAGTGATTTGGAGCtgtcaaacttaaaaaaaaataatgaataaaaaacaccCCAAAAAGCCCTATTCCAGCACTATAAAAGTAGTTGAAATCAGTCGAAATGCGACGAAATCAGAAAAAGATCTATTGCCAAGTATGTTCTAACAGACGCAAAGGAAAGCTTCTGTGACCGAAGCTGCCAGTACAAACAAAAAGTTACACagaataatagaaaataaataataaaaaatgtaatatgtataGAAATACACAGtaagactgtggcagggcggaggacggggccgggtcgtgattctacatacctggtcccttatcaggctaatcaagcctcagagagggataaaggccgactgcggaggatggtgcaggagagagagatagtttacggacatgtccgcaatgtgtgtgtttttgtcttttgtttaagtttatcattaaaatattatttatattgacaagcctgttctcgcctcctcatttccattgaactgctttacacttaaacaaaagacaaaaacaggtTAATGTAGTATGTGATCAACtatgtgcatgtatatatatatatatatatatatatatatatatatatatatatatatatatatatatatatatatatatatatatatatatatatatatgttatacattactgtgcaaaagccTTAagatgtttcccaaaagcatttgtcttaagatggttatttatatctgtaGCTTTAGTGTtacaataggaaatataaatgttagaaacattagaatagaagaacagggagacctgcaacctctgaacattccagtGGGGGTGtcatctccaagaagcttggaacatcctatctgacaACAACCAAGACAATTTGTCCagatgtacctaggagaattggggctgttttgaaggcaaaggcggtcacaccaaatattgatttagcttttttttttatgtttattggaatttgtatgacattaagtgataaatgaaaactatttatgtaattatttttgaagacatcctcactatgcaacatttttcacaagtgcagaTATACAGATATGCTACTGCATATGCTGTACATTTACAGATAGGTTGTAtacatttagatattttaaatacatacacAGAAAGGCTTTTTACATATACAGATATGTTAAAtacatatacagatatgcaatatACAGATATGTTATATACATTAACAGATATGCTATAGGCTATATACCTATAAAGATGAATATATAAACCGATATGGTATAATGTATAAACCGATATGCTATATACATATAGGCTATATACAGATATGCTATATACATATACAGATATGCTATTTACATATAAagatatttaaatgttaaatacataAGCCGAGatgttatatacatatacatataggcCTACAGAAAGATGATATGCTTATACAGGGATGTTAAATACATAAACagatattttatatacatatatgctatttactgtacatatacaGATAGGCTAGatacatatacaaatatgttaaatatatatacagatatgctaAATACATTTCCAGATATGCTATTTACATATACAGATTTGTCCTATACAGTACAtcgttttttaaatacataaacgtATTGgcttacacatactgtataggctatatacaGATATGATATATACATATACCCATATGATAAATACATATAGGCTATATACATATACAGATATGTTAAACTAAAGCATGCTGATAAATCCCCctctttccttttatttttttctaatggCAGGTGGGTCCAGCAGGTTCTCAGTTTGGCATCCTGGCCTGTCTGTTCGTGGAACTTTTTCAGAGCTGGCAGATCCTTGAGCGGCCTTGGAGGGCCTTCATCAAGCTCTCGTGTATAGTACTTTTCCTCTTCGCCTTTGGCCTACTGCCCTGGATCGATAATTTTGCCCACATCTGTGGCTTCGTCTCAGGCTTCTTTCTTTCCTTCGCCTTCCTGCCCTACATCAGCTTTGGGCGCATGGATATGTACCGCAAGCGTTTGCAGATCCTGGTGGCACTCACTCTTTTCCTGGGCATCTTCTCCAGCTTCGTCGTGCTCTTCTACGTGTATCCCATCAAGTGTGAGTGGTGCGAGCTCCTCACCTGCATCCCACTTACGGACAAGTTCTGTGAGAAATACGACCTGAATGCTCACCTCCACTGAGCCCTTCCAGAAGAAGGGCTGCAAGGGCTTTCTGGTGGCATGGACAGATTTGATAATAGACTCTCTTTGACTTAAAACATTCAATCTTCACCAGTGTctgaaacttttttaaataatgtacttGATAAaggttttataattttaattggTCAGGCTCAAATAAGAGCGTTCCCCTGGAGGGAAGTATAATAGTTATGCCAACAGTGCCTTTCAAGTTAGTACCAGCTACTGCCATATCTGAGTCCCATTAGATTGGAGCACATTTGAGGCAACCCTGTAATGTGTGTAGTACTACTACAGTGGTGTTTAAATCTCGGTAGTGTTTTAGCTACCTACTCACATGTAACAGAAAATACATTGCAAAGAAATCAACATGTCTGCATTCATTTTTTCTACTACTGGTGTTAAAAAATGATGGCTCTGTtcccaaaacctaatgagctgaataggcagcattttaaggcatcatctGTGCATTCCTTATGTGAAGGCTATTCCAAAACATAGACACTAGGAAGCATATGCTATCTTCTAAGATACCTTGTTTTAGAAGACAATACTATAATGCTTTACAATGAGCTCAATGAAAAGAGCTCAGTGAAGCCAGAAGGTGCTTAGAATTCTTCTCTATATGActttaaagggatcaatggaacggaggaggcgagaaccgtcttgacaatataaataatagttttaatgataaacttaaaagacaaacacacacatgacggacatgtccgttaacgatctctctcacccgcacaatcctccgcagttgacctttatccctctcggaggcttgattagcctgataagggaccgggtgtgtatgatcacgacccggcctcgccctccgccTTGCCGCAATGACGTAGTAACAAAAACCATGGAAACGATTGACTCTGGTTAGGTTAAACAAGTACAGTTTAACCACAAGTAACAACTTCCTAGGTgtatatagcacttacagttgaaaagagccacccaacttttttatttatttatttgtattcagtGTTTTGAATGTGAAGTCTCCACAGCCACAGTGTCCATTGTATGTGCACTTAAGATACTCTCCAAATGTAGTAGGTAATCTGGGAATTTCTCGGTTTTGGACAAACTACTCAATTGACATGctgcttttggcatactatatagtacgGACACAGGCACATTCGAATGCAGAATATATCTTAAATAGATTTATATACCAATGATGTTCCCGAActtgtgagctgccttgctgtctactaccTACATGCTAACCGATAaagaacctcataagtgactgatatAGAactctctacataggcagctataTATTTGTGTGGCTCACAAACTTGATGTGCATGAGTTTTGGAAAGGAGCATATACTTTACAGAGATCCAATAATATACAGGGAACGCTTGTTCGAAAATATTCCCTATTGATAGCTGTTTCCATTCCGCAAGAATCCTGGCTCACACGTCTGTTCTTCAGACAGGTGCATGTGTTTGCATACTTATCTCAGCTCTCTTTGACAGACAGAGGAGAGGCACACATAATTGGTCCTGATCTCAGAGCTGCTCTTTGTGCCGTAAGTGTGTGGGGGAGGTTAACCGTGAGCGCGTCCCGCACTGCTGGCCATCAGCCTGAAGGATCTGCAGGAGTCTGGAGAGCACATCAGTGCATTAATGGAGCTCCATCTTCACAGTCCAGTGTCTCTCCTCCACCTCCTGTAAAAAACAAGAGATAAGGCTCCTCTATTGTGAGCTATGCTAATTACAAGTCTCCCATCCCCCGTTTCCCTAATGTAGCAAACACAACACAGCAAACCTTGTGTTAGTTTAGCCGAGATGGTAATTAAAAGCTAGCTAATTAATGTGTGTGCTGGGCTCTGGTCTGCTGTAGTCACTCAAGTGCTTTCTGCTGTTGTTCACGGATCTCTAAACTGTGCCACTGTGGCATCAAGTCTCAGATCTGTCACggcatttcatgtgttttttaacCCTTACGCATTCTTTCTGACCTGCCTTACCTCAGCCTGCTCTATTCCCTAAGTCTGTTAAGGACAAAGGAGCAGTTGAGGGAACCATTGCAATCAGATCTTTTTGCAGCTCTGTACATCAAACCCCACACAGGCACTTGAGAGGAAATTAGGCATCTCTCCCCTCAGCCCCATCCTCTCCATCCACTGGTCTATAGTGATGGTAATTTTAGGGTAAGAGGGCCATATCGCAAATCATAGATCAGAATCAAATCAGCATGCAGGGAGATCCTCTAATCCATCTACTTCAATTGTGCATAACAGCTATTTGCTGATTAGTGGGCTGCTCTCCTCCAATGAGGAGGAACATTTGAGATACAGTGatgtgatgtctctctctctctctctcttactctctctcttaTCTCCTTGATTTCTGTTTTATTACTTCCCCCCTTTTTTCAAAAGTGCTTACTTCGACTGATATTGCTCAAGGTGATAAACTTTTATCtaatttaatgattttttatttcaaattatcAGCATAAAATTGTGAATGAAAAGttgaaaaattaaaatgtattgaatttcagaatttctcagTATTTGGCCTTTTTGCATGCACACAATCTGCTAGTTAACACGTTAGACTAAGCttttatttataagtatttattaacattagttaacagtgAACAATGCTTTACAGTATTTAGTAAAACAGgttatttgcaacattttaattcATAACACTTAGTAAtacttatacatttataaaattcaaATCGTATAtgacaacattagttaatgcattatgatgtAATATTAACTAAAAatgacaattgtatttttataaattaaaattaaccaagattttaaaatgctgtaaaatatatttatattttattgttggttcattatacataatgcattaatgttaacaaataaaaccttattgtaatgtggtACCAGCTGGCTATTGTTGAAAACTTGATAATCTATGTCATCCCAGCATGATTAGAGCAtcctgtgtgcttcaatggaagcaaggaaatctgacctttcaagttaacatggtcaatgtcacaaatgtgcttTTGATgtgcatttgattagtgacctaaatGTAGAAATAATGCAGATTCTTAaacatttcttattcattttatgtaatataatttaaaaaatcctaaaactttatttcctggtttgaattagattttgaagcccatgTTTCAATGAGGTCTCAGACCCCACTATTCTAGACCTCAAGATGATACTGTTTGCTTG contains the following coding sequences:
- the LOC127627008 gene encoding inactive rhomboid protein 1-like isoform X1; this encodes MSEAEDESTNSSLRRKKPPWLTLDIPSAQNPAEDHNNFLQPVMHSSLYLRSASVPTENIHLRCPPVDPNACRRPSVLRKHQTISQTIKRGTADWFGVSNDVDATQKWQRKSLRHCTQRYGKLKPQVIREMDLSSQDNLSMTSTETPPPLYVPPTQHGMQRIVDPLARGRAFRNVEEVDGLSISQTPITPCAASLCSFTSSRSGFNRPARRRKRESVAKMGFRAAAALVKGRSLREGTIQRVHRRSFAAASFLEEDTVDFPDELDTSFFAKDGFTHEELSTYADEVFESLSEAAIKEPDASKAADERDLSGSALDKTELERSHLMLCVTRALAHKQTCFIKMNTEPLQVSIPKKLFVLSVSLRPLERGWRKGKDGALLQPKVRLRQEVVSLSGQRRGQRIAVPVKKLFAKEKRPYGLGMVGRLTNRTYRKRIDSYVKRQIEDMNDHRPFFTYWITFVHLLITILAVSIYGIAPVGFSQHETVDSVLRNKGVYENVKFVQQENFWVGPSSEALIHLGAKFSPCMRQDQEVHELIQEKRESERHSACCVRNDQSGCLQTLQEECSSTLALWVKWPQHVSAPYLDGKVRQYGSVCHQDPRICLEPASVTPHEWPDDITKWPICTRYSTVNHTNLPNIDCVITGRPCCIGTKGRCEITSREYCTFMKGFFHEEATLCSQVHCMDDVCGLLPFLNPEIPDQFYRLWLSLFLHAGILHSLVSVCFQMTILRDLEKLAGWLRISIIYILSGITGNLASAIFLPYRAEVGPAGSQFGILACLFVELFQSWQILERPWRAFIKLSCIVLFLFAFGLLPWIDNFAHICGFVSGFFLSFAFLPYISFGRMDMYRKRLQILVALTLFLGIFSSFVVLFYVYPIKCEWCELLTCIPLTDKFCEKYDLNAHLH
- the LOC127627008 gene encoding inactive rhomboid protein 1-like isoform X2, which encodes MSEAEDESTNSSLRRKKPPWLTLDIPSAQNPAEDHNNFLQPVMHSSLYLRSASVPTENIHLRCPPVDPNACRRPSVLRKHQTISQTIKRGTADWFGVSNDVDATQKWQRKSLRHCTQRYGKLKPQVIREMDLSSQDNLSMTSTETPPPLYVPPTQHGMQRIVDPLARGRAFRNVEEVDGLSISQTPITPCAASLCSFTSSRSGFNRPARRRKRESVAKMGFRAAAALVKGRSLREGTIQRVHRRSFAAASFLEEDTVDFPDELDTSFFAKDGFTHEELSTYADEVFESLSEAAIKEPDASKAADERDLSGSALDKTELERSHLMLPLERGWRKGKDGALLQPKVRLRQEVVSLSGQRRGQRIAVPVKKLFAKEKRPYGLGMVGRLTNRTYRKRIDSYVKRQIEDMNDHRPFFTYWITFVHLLITILAVSIYGIAPVGFSQHETVDSVLRNKGVYENVKFVQQENFWVGPSSEALIHLGAKFSPCMRQDQEVHELIQEKRESERHSACCVRNDQSGCLQTLQEECSSTLALWVKWPQHVSAPYLDGKVRQYGSVCHQDPRICLEPASVTPHEWPDDITKWPICTRYSTVNHTNLPNIDCVITGRPCCIGTKGRCEITSREYCTFMKGFFHEEATLCSQVHCMDDVCGLLPFLNPEIPDQFYRLWLSLFLHAGILHSLVSVCFQMTILRDLEKLAGWLRISIIYILSGITGNLASAIFLPYRAEVGPAGSQFGILACLFVELFQSWQILERPWRAFIKLSCIVLFLFAFGLLPWIDNFAHICGFVSGFFLSFAFLPYISFGRMDMYRKRLQILVALTLFLGIFSSFVVLFYVYPIKCEWCELLTCIPLTDKFCEKYDLNAHLH
- the LOC127627008 gene encoding inactive rhomboid protein 1-like isoform X3, which gives rise to MTFLASWDELDRGTADWFGVSNDVDATQKWQRKSLRHCTQRYGKLKPQVIREMDLSSQDNLSMTSTETPPPLYVPPTQHGMQRIVDPLARGRAFRNVEEVDGLSISQTPITPCAASLCSFTSSRSGFNRPARRRKRESVAKMGFRAAAALVKGRSLREGTIQRVHRRSFAAASFLEEDTVDFPDELDTSFFAKDGFTHEELSTYADEVFESLSEAAIKEPDASKAADERDLSGSALDKTELERSHLMLCVTRALAHKQTCFIKMNTEPLQVSIPKKLFVLSVSLRPLERGWRKGKDGALLQPKVRLRQEVVSLSGQRRGQRIAVPVKKLFAKEKRPYGLGMVGRLTNRTYRKRIDSYVKRQIEDMNDHRPFFTYWITFVHLLITILAVSIYGIAPVGFSQHETVDSVLRNKGVYENVKFVQQENFWVGPSSEALIHLGAKFSPCMRQDQEVHELIQEKRESERHSACCVRNDQSGCLQTLQEECSSTLALWVKWPQHVSAPYLDGKVRQYGSVCHQDPRICLEPASVTPHEWPDDITKWPICTRYSTVNHTNLPNIDCVITGRPCCIGTKGRCEITSREYCTFMKGFFHEEATLCSQVHCMDDVCGLLPFLNPEIPDQFYRLWLSLFLHAGILHSLVSVCFQMTILRDLEKLAGWLRISIIYILSGITGNLASAIFLPYRAEVGPAGSQFGILACLFVELFQSWQILERPWRAFIKLSCIVLFLFAFGLLPWIDNFAHICGFVSGFFLSFAFLPYISFGRMDMYRKRLQILVALTLFLGIFSSFVVLFYVYPIKCEWCELLTCIPLTDKFCEKYDLNAHLH